From Selenomonas ruminantium AC2024, a single genomic window includes:
- the der gene encoding ribosome biogenesis GTPase Der, protein MSKPIVAIVGRPNVGKSTLFNQIGKKRVSIVDDMPGVTRDRIYLDAEWLNHEFTMIDTGGIEFDESNHILKSMRNQAEIAMEEADVILFLVDGRAGLTTSDEEVAKILRNTKKPVILGVNKIDSPQLEMNIYEFYNLGLGDPIPLSATNVMNLGDLLDAIVAAFPEEVPEEKDEDEISIAVIGRPNVGKSSLVNQLLGEERVIVSDVAGTTRDAIDTHFVKDDMKFMLIDTAGMRRRGKIDEPVERYSVMRSLRAIDRADVVLMVINAFEGITEQDKKIAGYAHESGKGVVIVVNKWDIYPEKDDKSTLRFTEDLREEIGFLQYAPVLYASALTGQRVGRVTELVKYVAEQQSMRIKTSVLNELIRDAVSINPPPMHRGRRLKILFMTQADIKPPKFIIFVNDPELMHFSYLRFIENRLREMYGFEGTPLRLIVRARDEEDDY, encoded by the coding sequence ATGAGCAAACCTATCGTTGCCATCGTAGGACGCCCGAATGTGGGCAAGTCTACCCTGTTCAATCAGATTGGCAAGAAACGCGTTTCCATCGTTGACGATATGCCCGGCGTTACCCGGGACAGAATTTACTTGGATGCAGAATGGCTGAACCATGAGTTCACCATGATTGATACCGGCGGTATCGAATTCGATGAAAGCAACCATATCTTAAAATCCATGCGCAACCAGGCGGAAATCGCCATGGAAGAGGCTGACGTTATCCTCTTTTTGGTGGATGGCCGGGCTGGACTTACGACTTCGGATGAAGAAGTGGCCAAGATTCTGCGCAATACCAAGAAGCCGGTTATCTTAGGCGTCAATAAAATTGACAGCCCACAGCTCGAAATGAACATCTATGAGTTCTACAATCTGGGCTTGGGTGACCCGATTCCTCTTTCGGCTACCAATGTTATGAACCTGGGTGACCTTTTGGATGCCATTGTGGCGGCATTCCCCGAAGAAGTGCCCGAGGAAAAGGACGAGGACGAAATCAGCATTGCCGTAATCGGCCGTCCGAATGTTGGTAAATCTTCTCTCGTCAATCAGCTGCTCGGCGAAGAACGTGTTATCGTCAGCGATGTGGCCGGCACCACCCGTGATGCCATCGACACCCATTTCGTCAAGGACGATATGAAGTTTATGCTGATTGACACTGCCGGCATGCGCCGCCGTGGCAAGATTGACGAGCCGGTGGAGCGCTACAGTGTTATGCGTTCCCTGCGGGCTATTGACCGTGCCGATGTTGTCCTGATGGTTATCAACGCTTTTGAAGGTATCACCGAGCAGGACAAGAAGATTGCCGGTTATGCCCATGAGTCTGGCAAGGGGGTAGTCATTGTCGTCAACAAATGGGATATCTATCCCGAAAAGGATGACAAGTCAACCCTCCGCTTTACCGAAGATTTGCGTGAAGAAATCGGCTTCCTGCAGTATGCGCCGGTGCTCTATGCTTCGGCTTTGACCGGTCAGCGTGTCGGCCGTGTGACGGAACTGGTGAAGTATGTGGCTGAACAGCAGTCCATGCGCATCAAGACCAGCGTCCTCAACGAGCTCATCCGTGACGCGGTTTCCATCAACCCGCCGCCCATGCATCGCGGCCGCCGCTTGAAGATTCTCTTTATGACGCAGGCCGACATTAAGCCGCCTAAGTTTATCATCTTCGTCAACGATCCGGAACTCATGCATTTCTCCTACCTGCGGTTTATCGAAAACCGCCTGCGGGAAATGTACGGCTTTGAGGGTACGCCCCTGCGCCTGATTGTCCGCGCCCGTGATGAGGAGGATGATTATTGA
- a CDS encoding DUF512 domain-containing protein → MSKEYAGIISRVNEGSLAEELELVPGDKIIAINEQPLRDIIDVSFAMADEEIDLTIEHADGEREIISFDKDFDEELGVEFESAVFDGIRKCANNCYFCFVNMIAPDMRDSLSIKDDDYRLSFLYGNFVTMTNMGPADFKRIEQFHLSPLYVSVQCMNPELRAQMLRCKGAARITEQLENLEKAGAEYHTQIVLCAGLNDGEELERSIREIAARRPHALSMAIVPVGITKYRTDPYPLQQFDREGAARVIDMVEKWQKKFQQEEGRTFLYLGDEFYFLAGREVPPTEFYDGFPQLDNGIGLTRSFINDWNLTCQNSDMSNGYDEPFVIDVVTGTSVAPVMEKLAKSLQIKNLQVRIVPVENKHFGSTVNVSGLLTAKDIIDTLQTMPEAEKRQALIIPEPALRAGEDIFLDDMTLQEFTAHFPNIRVEPVQGGADYYHALTDWSNYHKNRSGETAYTWQSNAGYTKPVE, encoded by the coding sequence ATGAGTAAGGAATACGCTGGGATTATTTCCAGAGTAAATGAGGGGAGTCTGGCCGAGGAACTGGAGCTGGTTCCTGGTGATAAAATCATCGCCATCAACGAACAGCCCCTGCGGGATATCATTGATGTGAGCTTTGCCATGGCCGATGAAGAAATCGACCTGACCATAGAGCATGCCGATGGCGAGCGGGAAATCATTTCCTTTGATAAGGATTTTGATGAAGAACTGGGCGTGGAATTTGAGTCGGCAGTATTTGATGGCATTCGCAAATGTGCCAACAACTGCTATTTCTGCTTTGTCAATATGATTGCCCCGGATATGCGGGACAGCTTGTCGATAAAAGATGATGATTACCGCCTGTCCTTCCTCTATGGCAACTTTGTGACCATGACCAATATGGGACCGGCGGACTTCAAGCGTATCGAGCAGTTCCACCTGTCGCCGCTCTATGTGTCGGTGCAGTGCATGAATCCGGAGCTACGGGCACAGATGCTGCGGTGTAAAGGCGCGGCACGGATTACCGAGCAGCTTGAAAATCTGGAAAAAGCTGGTGCTGAATACCATACGCAGATTGTGCTCTGTGCTGGATTAAACGATGGCGAAGAATTAGAGCGCTCCATCCGCGAAATCGCCGCCCGCCGTCCCCATGCCCTGTCCATGGCTATTGTGCCCGTGGGCATCACCAAATATCGCACCGACCCCTATCCCTTGCAGCAGTTCGACCGTGAAGGTGCCGCCAGAGTCATCGACATGGTGGAGAAGTGGCAGAAGAAGTTCCAGCAGGAAGAGGGACGTACGTTCCTGTACTTAGGGGATGAATTCTACTTCTTGGCAGGCCGTGAAGTGCCGCCAACCGAATTCTATGACGGCTTCCCGCAGCTCGATAACGGCATTGGCCTGACCCGCAGCTTTATCAATGACTGGAATTTGACATGTCAAAATTCTGACATGTCAAATGGCTATGATGAGCCCTTTGTGATTGATGTGGTGACGGGAACCTCCGTGGCGCCGGTTATGGAAAAGCTGGCGAAATCCTTACAGATCAAAAATCTGCAGGTACGGATTGTGCCGGTGGAGAACAAGCACTTTGGTTCAACGGTCAATGTATCGGGACTGTTGACCGCAAAGGACATTATTGATACGCTGCAGACTATGCCGGAGGCAGAGAAGCGGCAGGCGCTGATTATTCCCGAACCTGCGCTGAGGGCAGGCGAGGATATCTTCCTTGACGATATGACCCTGCAGGAATTTACCGCGCATTTCCCGAACATCCGCGTAGAGCCGGTACAGGGCGGGGCAGATTACTACCATGCGCTTACCGACTGGTCAAATTATCATAAGAACCGCAGCGGCGAAACTGCCTATACCTGGCAGAGCAATGCAGGCTATACGAAGCCTGTGGAATAA
- the rpsA gene encoding 30S ribosomal protein S1, producing MEELLAEAENAMPDIQERTVVTGEVIQVSRDEAYVDIGYKQEIAIPKRELAYPAPESAEDVVKVGDKIDVYIVSLGGDNGGILSKVKADRMVAWKEMEAIMERGETVQATINQVVKGGLVASVNGLRGFIPASQMELHFVKDLSVYAGQTVECEIIEIDVHKQRLVLSRRKLLEAVRAEKEDEVFSTLQADTIVRGTVKRIVDYGAFIDIGGVDGLAHISDLAWNRVKHPSDVLEVGQELDVYVKSIDQEAKRISLSVKDTMRDPWLDNAEKYAEGDIIEGKIIKLTDFGAFMEIEPGFDGLIPMGELAEKRIERADEAVHVGDEVKVKVLRIDTKRKRISLSITKAN from the coding sequence ATGGAAGAACTCTTAGCAGAGGCCGAAAATGCAATGCCGGATATCCAGGAGCGCACCGTTGTAACCGGTGAAGTTATCCAGGTTTCCCGCGATGAGGCTTATGTTGATATCGGATACAAGCAGGAAATTGCTATTCCGAAGCGCGAGCTGGCTTACCCGGCTCCGGAGTCCGCTGAGGACGTAGTAAAAGTTGGCGACAAAATCGATGTTTACATCGTTTCCCTGGGCGGCGACAACGGCGGCATCCTTTCCAAGGTTAAAGCTGACCGCATGGTTGCTTGGAAGGAAATGGAAGCCATCATGGAACGTGGCGAAACGGTTCAGGCTACCATCAATCAGGTAGTTAAGGGCGGTCTCGTAGCTTCCGTAAATGGTCTCCGTGGCTTTATCCCGGCTTCCCAGATGGAACTGCATTTCGTAAAAGATCTGTCCGTATATGCTGGTCAGACTGTTGAATGCGAAATCATCGAAATCGATGTACACAAGCAGCGTCTTGTTCTTTCCCGCCGCAAGCTCCTCGAAGCTGTTCGCGCTGAGAAGGAAGACGAAGTATTCTCCACGCTGCAGGCTGATACCATCGTTCGCGGTACCGTTAAGCGTATCGTTGATTACGGTGCATTCATCGACATCGGCGGCGTAGATGGTCTGGCTCATATCTCTGACCTGGCTTGGAACCGCGTGAAGCATCCGTCTGATGTTCTCGAAGTTGGTCAGGAACTCGATGTATACGTTAAGAGCATCGACCAGGAAGCAAAGCGCATTTCCCTGTCCGTAAAAGACACCATGCGTGATCCTTGGCTCGACAATGCTGAAAAGTATGCTGAAGGCGACATCATCGAAGGCAAAATCATCAAACTGACGGACTTCGGTGCATTCATGGAAATCGAACCGGGCTTCGATGGCCTGATTCCGATGGGCGAACTGGCTGAAAAGCGCATTGAACGTGCTGATGAAGCTGTTCATGTTGGCGATGAAGTTAAGGTTAAGGTTCTGCGCATCGACACGAAGCGTAAACGCATTTCGCTGTCCATCACGAAAGCTAACTAA
- the ispH gene encoding 4-hydroxy-3-methylbut-2-enyl diphosphate reductase, producing MEVILADYLGFCYGVKRAVTIAQENASADGTASTLGPIIHNPQVVERLKTEGVGTVDTLAEMDRGTVIIRSHGVGPDIYEEAEKRGLNLVDATCPHVKKAQLSAKKLADEGYKVVIIGEKKHPEVRSIFEWSDGKATIVETEEEADALESSAKLGVVCQTTFSGDRFKSIVNHLLEKSRDIHIQRTICTATDQRQKAALDLAAKVDMMLVIGGRNSANTTRLAQICAEKCLTYHIETAEELQDEWFDKIEKIGITAGASTPDWIIKEVYKKCQNR from the coding sequence CCATTGCCCAGGAAAATGCTTCCGCTGATGGCACAGCTTCAACACTGGGACCCATTATCCATAATCCCCAAGTGGTGGAACGCCTCAAGACAGAAGGCGTTGGCACGGTTGATACGTTAGCAGAGATGGATAGGGGAACCGTGATTATCCGCTCCCATGGTGTAGGGCCGGATATTTATGAAGAAGCCGAAAAACGCGGGCTGAATCTGGTGGATGCAACCTGTCCTCATGTGAAGAAGGCGCAGTTGTCGGCTAAGAAATTGGCGGATGAAGGCTATAAGGTTGTCATCATCGGTGAGAAGAAGCACCCTGAGGTGCGCAGTATCTTTGAATGGTCCGATGGCAAAGCGACAATCGTGGAGACAGAGGAAGAGGCCGATGCCTTGGAATCCAGTGCCAAACTCGGTGTGGTCTGTCAAACGACTTTTTCCGGTGACCGGTTCAAGAGTATCGTGAATCATTTGCTGGAGAAGTCCCGGGATATCCACATACAGCGAACCATTTGCACAGCGACTGACCAGCGGCAGAAAGCAGCTTTGGATTTAGCAGCCAAGGTTGACATGATGCTCGTGATTGGCGGCAGAAACAGTGCTAATACCACGCGGTTGGCGCAGATTTGCGCAGAAAAATGTTTAACTTACCATATCGAAACTGCAGAAGAACTGCAGGACGAGTGGTTTGATAAAATTGAAAAAATTGGTATTACAGCGGGTGCTTCAACACCTGACTGGATTATCAAGGAGGTATATAAAAAGTGTCAGAACAGATGA